Genomic segment of Nitrosopumilaceae archaeon AB1(1):
AGCATTTGCGAATTTTACTATTTAATAACACCAACATTGATTTTTTTTGTGATTCTATTCTTGTTATAGTCTGTAACTCATATTCCATTTCTCCTATTTCTAGAGTTATTTCTTTAATAGCAGAATACAACGGACCAATTTCATCTTGTTGTGGTATGACTTCTAATTTGGCGGACAGTTCTTTTAATTGTTCAAGATAGTTTTTATGCGATTCGGATTGTGCAAGTATGACCTCATATTTTTGAGATAGCATAGACTGTATTTTTTCTTGCAATATTTTCATGTTAACAAGAGAAAAATCAAATACTAATTTTTGTTGATCAGATATTGATTGAAGTTTGTTGTCAACTATTTTTTCAAGACGAACAAGTATATCTTTTTTTGTTTTAGGTTTGTATGAATCTAAAAATGGTTTAAGTGATTTTACAATATAGTCAAAGGCATCATTTAATGTATCACTTTCAAAATTCTCCTTGATCTTTGTGATATCACACTGAATTTCATCTTTTATTTGTTCCAATTGATCAGATATTATTACAAAAGGTAGATCAGTCTCAACTAAATGTTTTAATATATTTTCACGATATGATATATGTTGTTCAAATTCTATCTTTTCATCTAATAATTTTTGTCTATTCTTTGCAAAATCTCCACCTAACTTGAAGAATTGTACTTCTTGCAATTCTAAATCATTGTGTCGTCTAGTTATTTCTGTGTTTAAAAATATGCGTTTGTCGTGTAGTTCATCAATTTTTTTTTGAATCAGAACTTTTTCTTTATTGGATTTTTCCAATTCTGATAACACCTCAGACTCAGAACTATCAGAATTCCGTAAAAAATATAGACCAACATCATCATACAATTGTTTAGATATATTTAGCCCAAGTATACTATCAAATGAGGATTTAATGTATTGGTTTTCGTTGCTAGACATTGCTAGATCTTGTATTTTCTCACCGTCAAAGAAGAATAAATCTGCTATGGTCTTTGGAATCATTTGATTTATGAGTTGTTGAAGGTGTGATTTTTCAAGATTCAACGAATGATATCTTTTACCGTTTAATGGTTTTTTACATATTTTCAAAAATTCATCAACTTTTCCTTTATTATTTTGCCAAGAACGAGTAACCAAGTACTGGGTAATTATACCGTTTTGAGCATATTGAAATTCCAATGTAATTGACGCATCTGGAGAACTAGTGCTTTTGTTTACATCTCTATGAAAAAGTCTGTGGATTTTTTCATGATATTGTTTTTTGTTAATCTTGTTTCGTCCAAAGTTTTCGCCATATAGACATAATGGAATTGATTCAAACAAGGTGGTTTTACCTGCACCATTAATTCCACCGTATAAAACTATAGGTTTCTCAATAGTTGTAGTAAAATCAATTTGGTTAGAACCACGGTATACTCCTATATTATCAAGTATGATTTTACTTAAAAGCATTAGGTTTCACCTGATTATTTTCGTCTAGTTGTGCAAATAGATCTTTTCTTATCTCATCAATATCATCACGCCATTCCTTGGAAAGAATTTTTTTAATTTTCTCAAAGATCTTTGCATGATTAGAATTATTTTGTAATTCAAACTCTGAATTTAATAACCGACTTACAAGTTTGTACGGTACATTATGACCATCGCAAACAAGTTTTAGTATCTCTTGTTCTTGCAGTCCAAATCCACCCATATTGTCAATTGGAGACTCTAGTGAAACACCAATTATATCATGATAAATTAGATATGCGGTGTTTTGCCAGTCACCGTCTTCCATTCTCCAAATTTTTTGTATCTCATGTATTTCATCTTCAGATATTAGTATCATATCAGGTTCATGTTTTT
This window contains:
- the dndD gene encoding DNA sulfur modification protein DndD produces the protein MLLSKIILDNIGVYRGSNQIDFTTTIEKPIVLYGGINGAGKTTLFESIPLCLYGENFGRNKINKKQYHEKIHRLFHRDVNKSTSSPDASITLEFQYAQNGIITQYLVTRSWQNNKGKVDEFLKICKKPLNGKRYHSLNLEKSHLQQLINQMIPKTIADLFFFDGEKIQDLAMSSNENQYIKSSFDSILGLNISKQLYDDVGLYFLRNSDSSESEVLSELEKSNKEKVLIQKKIDELHDKRIFLNTEITRRHNDLELQEVQFFKLGGDFAKNRQKLLDEKIEFEQHISYRENILKHLVETDLPFVIISDQLEQIKDEIQCDITKIKENFESDTLNDAFDYIVKSLKPFLDSYKPKTKKDILVRLEKIVDNKLQSISDQQKLVFDFSLVNMKILQEKIQSMLSQKYEVILAQSESHKNYLEQLKELSAKLEVIPQQDEIGPLYSAIKEITLEIGEMEYELQTITRIESQKKSMLVLLNSKIRKCLSQRNLNQRKLRGLDMIPSIQKVLEDYSQKLREKKIKTLELNIFKGIKKCFHKDWLVTRISIDPETYNISLYQKNDVEIQKEKLSKGELQMYATAIIWGLAKTSGHPFPFIIDTPLARLDEQHRENLVDNFYPQASHQIIIFSTDTEIVNSYYDSLKPYISKVGLIKHDAVNACSVIDRTYFDKSGGDLIAV